agaggggagagaagaggggcAGCGCGTTGAAACGGGCAAAAAAAAGTCCCTAATACTTTCTCAACAGGgactacaaaattttgacgGACTAAAAAATCCCTCCTCTTTAGAACAAGAGGGACTTTTTCCTGGAAATCCCAAGGACTTTTCTTGATTCAAACAGGGCCTTAagtttgtggtttttttttcaaaaatcagCCATAGAGAATATTCGAAGCAATCACAAATTGAGAAGGATAATAAGTTTAACAGAAAATCACCcaatattaaatattgataacTTTATGAAATAGAATTCATGAACCATGAAATAAGATACCCGTCCATATGTGGGAGCTTCATCCTAgttaaatgaaaagatgatgctCACGTTATGGTCGTTCCACACATTTGGATAGATTGTGTTTACCGCAAtgctattttcaaaatttacctTTTTTCCACGTTTGCAATGTAATAAACAAAACCACTATTTTATCACGCCGCATCAATTAGACTGACAGGGTTAGGTAGGATTGTACATAActtttagcttaaaaataaCTTCGGGATTCTCTAGATTTATCGGTCAGTTTTCGGAGGTGCTTACGAGGGGTTTGCGTGCATGTGTTCTTAGGGGAGATTGTGCGTGCGTTATGAGCATCTGCGTTGCActatgttctaaaaaaataagagagattTACTTTGGTCCAacaaaagtacctcaaggtaccggtacctcgagatactaaatcgtttctcaccattggatctagctaagtaggatatgcactgttagatccaacgataaAAAACGATTCAGTACCGTGAGCTACCGGTACCTCAACGTaccttttgttattttttgtttgagtgAGGCAAATCTCAAAATAAGATAGTGCTATCATGTTTCATGTGTCCCTCCTCCATGTCTGCCTAGCAGGGATCGAGATCAAATGCAGTTTTCACTATGAATACAAGATAAGGACTGTACATGATCTTGATCATCCATTTTTTCATCGTTTGCTTAGATTAAAATCTACAGTAAATGAGCTACACTGCCTCAGATGGTCCTGACCTTTCGATTTGCATCGGATAGCCCCTGGTGTAAGCAGTCACAATAGGGACCGTCCGGCCCCGGTGGCGTGCATCTAGCAAGTCGCAACAAACCCGAGATATTTCCTTCAGCTGACGACATGCTTTCCGCACATTGCCGATCGAAGTCTAATCCGGCCATCCGCAATGCAACACCAGGAGACGAGTATAATCATTGCCTCCACAAACAAAGATGGCCAACTAACTACACACCGATCAGTGGCAAATCTGTATTTACAAATGGACAGTAGTGAAGAGCGCACACTTTCACTTCTCGTTCCCTAGCCTTTTCCttcccctccttttcctcGGCGTTCGCTAGCTACTGGTGTAGCTGctactccctccttcctttgtTGCTGCCATGTCCGCGGATTCGATCTCTTCGTGCCAGGCATGTGCGTGCACAGGACACATGTCGTATGGCCTTCGCGAAATTTGCCCTCTCAACAACCACCTCCCATTACCTCCACCAACACAGGCACCCCCATCAACCACAATAACTACACTGCACCGAGCAATGAGCGCATCGCTCCATCTGACCGTCTCCGAGCAGGCAGAGCCATGCGAGAGCTTGAAGAGCATTGTGCGTGCACTACGTACGACACTAGCTCTATCAACTCGATCATATATAGCTGGTGCTAGATTATAAGACGGTTTAGCTTGGACGTGGCTTTCAGCTAGTATCTGAGATCTCGCTGCAAATTAATATGGAGCAGTAGTCATGCATCATGACAGAGAATTAATTCAAGCCTTCGACAGATTTTTAAGTACCAGTCAAGCTGATTAGTGAACTAGTGATCGCTCCGCCGATGTTGCAGTCTCAACAATACTGCCAACCAACCACACAGAGACCATAAATGAACTACTGCATTCGTtccataataatcttattttttattttttttcaatgtttgaccattcgtcttatttaaatttttgttgattaatatttttattattactagatgataaaatataaatagtactttatacgtgactaattttttttaagtttttatataaattttttaaataagacggatggtcaaacgttggacacgaaaaaacgaaaaataagattattataggatggaaaacgaaaaataaaattattatgggatggagatACTATTTAGCTCCACCGGCTGAAAGATCGGAAGCGTACGTTACGGGGCTGGACGGCGAAGACGCCTCTTGCCGGGCAGGGCCAGAGGGAGGTGATGGCTCTGCGTGCTTTCGGCGAATAAATAGCATTTGTCCATCCAAGTACACGGGGGAAGATGGAACTGAACTTTGCATCGCAGTGCCATGATGCAACATGTGAGTGGACCACGAGAGACCGATGGGCCATGGATCGATTCATCGATCGACCTACTCTGCCCATCCTTAAATGGTTACTTCTGCCTCACATGCGTGTATGTCAGATGCTTCTGTTTGATCATgaaatgcaaatatgcaatgcatatatatatatgatccatGGATGGTAGTGTAGTAAAATGAAGCTATAGCTAGCGGCAGTATACGACACTGTTCAGCTTGTGTGCGTGTTTATGGGTTGGACGGATCACTGCTGTTACTGTCGGAGGGGATAGCCGGATGGGTCTCATGTGTGAAAGGTAAGTGGTGATGCATCCGAACATATCCAGAAATTAAAGGTAGCCAAGGTTTTGAACATTTCTTCACTGGATCTTCCACACATGCATGGGCCATAGTGTAACTTTCAGTTGACGTCTGATGATACCACCTGCGCAGAAGAGGATTAACACGGCTAGTTGTCCGACTGTTAACCTGCAGAGAGCCGTTCATCTCTGGATGATGGAATGGCCAAGATAGACGCCAACACGGGATTTTCCCTAACTCATCCTGGACATATGGATTGATGACTAGTATATGCGGGTAAGAACAAATACTTAAACTCCAATTGTTATGGAGAGTTATTGGCATGGATCTGATTTGACTTATACGTGTCGGTGACGGACCTAATATTGATCAAGCACTAGGCTTTTGTACCTGACAGTTTCGTGAGTACACGTATAAATATACCTGCCTCGCTACAAGTGTTTCCATATAACCACAAGTCTCCAGCTATAAGGGTAGAACAAACAGCAAGAATATCTCTCTGAAAAGACGATGTCAAAAGTATTCGAAACTGTCAGTACTATCATATACCTGGTTTTCAATTGAATAACGTGTAACTACATGACACAGCTTCGGTGGACCACTCATGCAAATGGCAGTGGTTGCACACTCATAAATGCGAACTCCAGCTCCATGTACGTCAGTGTACGTAGCTAGGAACACAGCATACCCCTACAGTAGCATTGTAGTGCTACCACGTAGCTAATGAATCGAAACATGGAAAATTTAAACAAGCTATAGTACCAGTAGCATGGCCAACTTTTAGCCAAGACGAGACCTGAATTCCTCTTAACCACTCGTATATGATGCACATATATCAGAATATATGCAGAGAAAACAAGGTGATCAGCCTGCACAATATCTACTGATCAGGCTCCAAACCTTTTCTGTATCCCCCGTGGGATAATCagtcaagaaaaccaaaaggaaagaagaagaaaaaaaaaggtggtggaaagaaacaaaacctAATTACTTACATCGCCTACTGGCTGATGCTTTCGTGTATGATCCGCTAAATTAATCGACCAGATCGATGAGAAGCTTCTAGCATCTACACAAGGTTAGCTAAGCGGGCGAGGCATGGCGGTATCCTTACAGGTAGCCTCCCGGCAAAATTGCGAGACCGCGCGTAGAGGACGGTGCAGAGCAGCGTCCCCACGGCGCACGTCGAGCCCCAGATGGCGAACGTCTCCCTGTagcagccggcgccggagcaggTGAGCgtcccgcgcgcgccggcctcccgctGGTAGAGGAAGGCGGCGAAGTAGCCGAAGAACAGGGAGCCGACGGGGATGTTGGCCACCACGACGTTGTGGTTGACGCCGAAGTTCTTGGTGCCGAACAGCTCGCTCGTCGCCGACACGGCCACCGACGTGATGGCGCCCGTGCACGTCCCGATCACGGCCGTGGCCAGGTACAGGAAGAAGTCGCGCTGGTTGAGCAGCAGGAAGAAGGCCCCCGCCATGGGCGCCATCAGCGACGCCATGGACCCCGTCCTCGATATGGAGTAGCCACTTCTGCACAAACGAACAAAAGTTTAGTTAGCACCTAATTAATCAACCTCTAGATCGAACTAGAGAAACAAGCTACTGAAATCACCCAGACACAAACAGCCAAGATCTAACTCTACGACTCTACGTACAGCAACAAGTTAGTTAGCACGTCGTcgttaaaaacaaacaaagacTGCACGAATCTTCGAAAACGAGAAGTCTACGTAGTCTCCGAAATCCCAGGACTCATGTAGTATTAGTAAAGAATACTCTGTTTGACAAATTTGCTACTCTGTTTTGCGTTTTTAATCGTGGAAGTGTGTGAAAGGAATGATCACTTACTTCGCCGAATAGTAGTCCATGAAGGCTGGGAGCAGTCGGCCGAAGAATCCAAACGAAGACGAGAGGGAGACCAGAGTGGACGTCTGCCCGATCCCTCGCGACTCGGCGATCTGACCGAGATTGTTGAGGAAGACGAGACCCAGGGTGCCACTGAACATGTAGCTGAAGAAGTAGAGCCAGAAGTCTGGGCTCTTCAGCAGCCGGAGGCCGCCGACATCCTCCTGGGGCTTCTTCACCACGGCGTCCTCCTCCTTGGCTGCCTCCGTGTTTGCCCCGGCGGGGAcgtcgatgacgacgacgcTCTCCACGGACTCTGACTCGTCGGTGCCGAGGTCATGGATCCTGTTCTCCCGCTGCGTCTCCCGTATCTTGGTCAGGGTCTCCCGGATCTTGAGCGCCACCGGGATGAGGATCGGGGTGGCCAGCAGCACGCCAAGACTGATCATGTGCTCCTTGGAGGACAGGCCGTTGGCCGTCGAGCCGATGCTGCCGACCACAGCGCAGGCGCCGGTGGCGAGCGTGATCGCGAACATGACGAGGAATGCCACGTCCGAGCTAGCCGCGCTCTTGAGGTCGAACACCCTGAGAGACGGCGCCACCATGACGGTGACGAACAGCGGCACGACGGCATTGAGGAGGAGGTACGTCTTCGTCTTCGAGTTGGCCAACCCGGGAAACGTCTCGGCCAGGCTGGTGTACACCTTGGCGCTCAGGCCGAGGTAGCTCGTGGCGAGGCTCACCGCGACGCGGCTGCTCGacgcgaagttgttgatgcagaGGAGGTAGCAGACGGTGTTGATCCAGCAGATGCCATTCCCGGCCAGGGCGGTGAGCACGAAGAGATGCCAGTACCGGAGGCCGGAGCTGTCCAAGAACATGTACTGGATGCCATAGCCGACGAGCCCGAATGCCGCGCCGACGAACGCGACGACCCACAGTGGCAGGTACAGGGCCGCCACCCCGGAGAACCATCCGAAGAGCTTGCCCGCGTCGGACGCGAAGGCAAGGAAGTTGAGCTGCACCTGGCTGATGCTCTTGAGCTCCTTGAGCTGCGACGAGTACACCGGGAAGTCGGAGTTGGGGCCGTTGATGGTCTGTAGCCAGATGCTTCCGACCAAGCTCAGCCAATGGGCCGAGGAAGGGGAAGGCATGGTGAGGAACGCTTTCCTCAGTTGCTGGTGGTGGTAGCACTTGAGCTGTAATGGCCTCTGTCTGCTACGTATTTATGCAATTCCGGCAGTTAATTAGCCGGCAATAAATTGTCCGATTGAGATGGCTGTGGCTGCAAGCCGGCTTAAGTGGTTTGTTGTTAGCCAGTATGGACTCTGGAGATCAGGCAATTAGGCCAATTAGCTTTAGCCTAAACAGCAATCAGCCCAACTGACTGAAGCAGAAGTGCTATGGCCCAAGACGTAACTCTCAGCAGGTGTGACCAGAATTCAGAACGGAGCTGAGATTTCAGACTGCTGATTGCTTGCGGGATATTCCGGCGGTGTTTAGgtggagaaataaaaaattttggatgtCTTTGATTGGACGTCGGAAAGagttttcgaacacgaatgaaaaaacgaatttcacggctcgcctagaagccgtgagacgaatcttttgagccatattaatctatcattagcgcatatggattaccgtagcacttatgactaattattgattaattaggctcaaaagattcgtctcatgatttttcatataactgtgtaattagttttccgtttcatctatatttaatactctatttaggagTCTAaagttcgatgtgatgtttttgggtgaaaatttttgaagcCTCAGTTCTTGTACATCATGACACCTGTTGCTATTGTTTGCTATTAACCGGGGAGCAATGAATGATATCAATTGTTGTATCTAATTCCTGGCCCGGAATCATCGGAGCTTGTCATGGCCACCTTGCAGCCACGATGGATGAACAATTGCAGGGCTCATACCGGAGCTGCGAGCTGCCCGTTGCTGACTTCCATCGCTCGTAGATGTCACTGCGATTTGCCCGGTAGAACAAGCTAAATCGAAATTAAACACTCTGATCAGCTAGATTAGCTAGCTCTACTATTATCTGATGATGGAGTATTCGGCAACGAGCctacaagctagctagctccccAACTGGTAATGCTTGCATAAATAAGCAAAAGGTTTCTTCGCCTGAACCCGGTGTCCTAATCCGAATATGAAACGCTTAACAACAACAGATGAACAGACCGAGTAGATAGTCCGTATCACGTGGATGATCCTACCATTCGTAATCCTAATCCTAATCCTATTCGGATTCATCTTCGAAATAGACGAAAATGAAGGTGAATTTTTCTTATGTTCCATGGTTTCAGCTGAGAGCGTGCAGCAAGAATCCCTCCCGCGCAATTCACAGATATTGATCAGCTATTCAGCTGTCGACGTGAAGCTTTTCCCGCCATTCGGTTCAATCCCCGCGCCATGTTTTGAATGCATTGAACCAGCGGTGTCGCTGTTCCCTGGATCTCTACACGCATGGCTCGCCACACTCCACCCCTGCTGCGGCGGTCGCGCTCAGGCCGCTCTCGCCGCCTTGAAGGCCACCGCTGCCATTTGCCGGGAGCACTTGACGTCACGGCTAGTTAACTCCCCCCTGGCCGGCTCACCCGCATGCGTCTGGCCGCTCTCGCGCCCGCGGTAACTGTCAGCTCACCTCTGCGCCATTAAAAACGGAGGACCGGATCAACATGGCCTGCAGGAAACGGTGATATGAGGCGGCCGCGTAAGGACGAATCGGAGGCATGAACTCGTGTACTGATTTCTAGCCATGTCTGCAGCATCTGAATGTAGCGCTCGCATTCAGGGCTCCAGACCGCCTTCAACCTGAAGCTGAATCGAATTTACCTCTGCCATTAGGTCACGGTGACATCAGTACTATCATATGCCTGGTTTTCAATTGAATAACGTGTAACTACGTGATACAGCTTCGGTGGACCACTCATGCAAATGGCAGTGGTTTGCACACGGGAAACAGTTGTTAGTACACCAGTTACttgcatatcatctaaatagtcattaaaaaatataaaaaaaatgataggatagattaatatgattgatatcacttcacaaacatgcaagtttaaattcaacttctacaagctgtagcaaaaaaaaaacaaaactgaaactaagcatacgcatattcataattgtttttgttatttttgttacaacttgtagaagttgaatttaaacttgtatgttggtggagtgatataactcatattaaactatcttgttaaattttttcataattttttatgactatttatatggcatgcaagcaacgggctaaaaaactgcttccgTTTGCACACTCATAAATGCGAACTCCAGCCCCATGTACGCCAGTGTATGTAGCTAGCAACACTGCATACCCCCACAGGAGCATTACAGTGCTACGACGTAGCTAATGAATCGAAACATGGAAAATTTAAACAAGCTATTGTACTATAGTAGCATGGCCAACTTTTAGCCAAGACGAGACCTGAATTCCTCTTAACCACTCGTATACGATGCACACATATCGAATATATGCAGAGAAAACAAGGTAATCAGCCTGCACAATATCTACTGATCAGGCTCCAACCTTTTCTGTATCCCCCGTGGGATAATCagtcaagaaaaccaaaacgaaagagaaaaaaaggtggTGGAAGACCTAAACAGCAATCAGCCCAACTGGACTGGCCACAAGTGCTATGGCCCAAGACGTAACTCTCAGCAGAAGTGACCAGAATTCAGAAACGGAGCTGATTTCTAGCCATGTCTGCAGCATCTGAACCTAGCGCTCGCATTCAGGGCTCCAGACCGCCTTCAACCTGAAGCTGAATCGAGTTTACCACTGCCAGGTCACGATGACATCAGACGCCGGAGAGTGGGGTgactaaggggttgtttagagccccatgtcacatcgaatgaagtattaaatatagactaatcataAAACTAATGTCATagatgagagctaatccgcgagctaattttttaagcctaattaatccataattagtaaatgtttactgtagcattatataggctaatcatagattaattaggctcattagattcatctcgcaaattagtccaagattatgtatgggttttatttatagactatgtttactatttataataagtgtcaaacatccgatatacTAGGAGCTAAAGTTTAgtccctagaaacaaacaccaccTGAGCCTCCTGTACGGAGTGCAGCCTGACCATCCCTGCGACCTAATTCTTCTGAAATCAGACCACCACCATCAAGTTAGAAACTTGAATCGCCATTCTCGTACGTTCGGTAAATGGTGGCATCATGGTGGCCACTGGCCAGGACTTGTAAATGTAAACGAATACTTGCACCACACATATGCTTTCCTGGATTCCTAAAGCTTCAGGCGATCAACCAGATTTCAGGTTTCAGATTACCCAACATCACCTTTTAGCAGGAAAACCCAAGGATACATACTATGATGTATGAGCGAATGCTGATCTCATCTGATGCAATATTTCATTTGTCGTTTATATTgacgaaaagaaaaatggagagGTCAAAAGTTCACCAGGGCGCTCGACTAGACTTTGAGTCGACACTGTCAGAACATCATCAGAACACCAAACCACATGGTAGCACTCCTAAAGCGGCTACATATTCTTTTTTCCAAGTGAAAAGCAACTGCATATTCGGTTGGGGTGTCATTAGAAGCAGTGTTTAGCAGTCGAGTTGGTTGAATCCCCAAGTAGCATCCATGTGCAAATCTAAATTAGGTAACCCCAACTTCAGAATTTAGGCCTGACGAAATTGTGAAACTTCTAGTATTCTCTGAGGTTACTGACAGGTTAAAACAATTATATCTATATGCCTAATTTAACACTTGAAACTATGTAAAATGAGTAAGAGATCTTAATACTTTCAGAAGCCAGCAGGGGAGAAAACAAGTGTACCTGAACAATGCCAAGATAATCTGGCCATCTCGGCCTCCTTTGTGGACAAGATGAACACAACAGTAAACGCTGCTTTCGacaagcagaggaggaggggaagccCATGGGGATGATCGATCCCGGCTACCGGCAGCCAACGGCAGTGCCCCCAGTGGGGTGTTGGAGGTGTCCGCATCGCCCGGCCAAGTTCAGTTGGGGTTGGTAAGGGTGTTAAGCTTTCGCCGCTAATTGCGCCGCTTGCCGTGGGGACCGGTTGTCAGTGACACGGATGGCCGTAGACGTATTGTGGGCGCCCTTTGTCAGAACGGCTCCCTTTCCGTGTGGATATGGCCCAAAACTTGAGACATTTTACCCATATTGGGCTCCCAATTCTGTAACAATTCGGCCTACCTGGTACAGTAACCAAGATGGGCTTTAGATTCTAACATCGAAAATTATGATAACGTGAT
This is a stretch of genomic DNA from Oryza brachyantha chromosome 1, ObraRS2, whole genome shotgun sequence. It encodes these proteins:
- the LOC102712034 gene encoding protein NUCLEAR FUSION DEFECTIVE 4-like; this encodes MPSPSSAHWLSLVGSIWLQTINGPNSDFPVYSSQLKELKSISQVQLNFLAFASDAGKLFGWFSGVAALYLPLWVVAFVGAAFGLVGYGIQYMFLDSSGLRYWHLFVLTALAGNGICWINTVCYLLCINNFASSSRVAVSLATSYLGLSAKVYTSLAETFPGLANSKTKTYLLLNAVVPLFVTVMVAPSLRVFDLKSAASSDVAFLVMFAITLATGACAVVGSIGSTANGLSSKEHMISLGVLLATPILIPVALKIRETLTKIRETQRENRIHDLGTDESESVESVVVIDVPAGANTEAAKEEDAVVKKPQEDVGGLRLLKSPDFWLYFFSYMFSGTLGLVFLNNLGQIAESRGIGQTSTLVSLSSSFGFFGRLLPAFMDYYSAKSGYSISRTGSMASLMAPMAGAFFLLLNQRDFFLYLATAVIGTCTGAITSVAVSATSELFGTKNFGVNHNVVVANIPVGSLFFGYFAAFLYQREAGARGTLTCSGAGCYRETFAIWGSTCAVGTLLCTVLYARSRNFAGRLPVRIPPCLARLANLV